One genomic region from Mycobacteriales bacterium encodes:
- a CDS encoding flavin-dependent monooxygenase translates to MTNKVLSAVTDLLPGFRERASQTERDRKVPVESIAELQEAGVFRMLQPKAFGGFEADPVDFYEVVKTIAGACGSTGWVSSIVGVHPWQLGLFPVEAQQEVWGEDSSTLASSSYAPTGKLTPVDGGYECTGRWSFSSGSDHCAWVLLGALVMGPEGKPVDFLTILVPRSDYVIDDVWDVVGLRGTGSNDIIIDKMFVPAHRTLSFNDVGALRCPGQKVNTAPLYRLPFGTVFSNTITAPIIGIAEGAYEAHIDRMQERVRISYGGQKVSGDGFAHVRVARAASEIDAAWLQLERNIREEMRYADAGEDIPMELRLRARRDQVRGTERSVEAIALLFKNSGGHSLKSGNPIERAWRDANAGSVHAANDTERWLAMYGKGAFGLPIEDAMV, encoded by the coding sequence ATGACCAACAAGGTCCTCTCCGCGGTCACTGACCTGCTCCCCGGCTTCCGGGAGCGCGCCAGCCAGACCGAGCGCGACCGCAAGGTCCCCGTCGAGTCGATCGCCGAGCTGCAGGAGGCCGGCGTCTTCCGGATGCTCCAGCCCAAGGCGTTCGGCGGCTTCGAGGCCGACCCGGTCGACTTCTACGAGGTCGTCAAGACGATCGCGGGCGCCTGCGGGTCGACCGGCTGGGTGTCGTCGATCGTGGGCGTCCACCCGTGGCAGCTCGGCCTGTTCCCGGTCGAGGCCCAGCAGGAGGTCTGGGGCGAGGACAGCTCGACCCTCGCGTCCTCGTCGTACGCCCCGACCGGCAAGCTCACCCCGGTCGACGGCGGCTACGAGTGCACCGGTCGCTGGTCGTTCTCCTCCGGCAGCGACCACTGCGCGTGGGTGCTGCTCGGCGCGCTGGTCATGGGTCCCGAGGGCAAGCCGGTCGACTTCCTCACCATCCTCGTCCCGCGCAGCGACTACGTGATCGACGACGTGTGGGACGTCGTCGGCCTGCGCGGCACCGGCAGCAACGACATCATCATCGACAAGATGTTCGTGCCGGCGCACCGCACGCTGTCGTTCAACGACGTCGGCGCGCTGCGCTGCCCGGGCCAGAAGGTCAACACCGCGCCGCTCTACCGGCTGCCCTTCGGCACGGTCTTCTCCAACACCATCACCGCGCCGATCATCGGCATCGCCGAGGGCGCCTACGAGGCCCACATCGACCGCATGCAGGAGCGGGTCCGCATCTCCTACGGCGGCCAGAAGGTCTCCGGCGACGGCTTCGCGCACGTGCGTGTCGCCCGGGCGGCCTCGGAGATCGACGCGGCCTGGCTCCAGCTCGAGCGCAACATCCGCGAGGAGATGCGCTACGCCGACGCGGGTGAGGACATCCCGATGGAGCTGCGGCTGCGCGCCCGGCGCGACCAGGTGCGCGGGACCGAGCGCTCGGTCGAGGCGATCGCCCTGCTGTTCAAGAACTCCGGCGGGCACTCCCTCAAGAGCGGCAACCCGATCGAGCGGGCCTGGCGCGACGCCAACGCCGGCTCCGTCCACGCCGCCAACGACACCGAGCGCTGGCTCGCGATGTACGGCAAGGGGGCCTTCGGCCTGCCGATCGAG